The Deltaproteobacteria bacterium region GCTTCTGACGAGATCAAGGCTTCACGAACCGGACGGGCGTCCAGGTGCGCCTCTGCAACCCGCGCAATGCGGGTCATTACGGCCACGGCCTCCACCGGGTAGATGCCTGAAGCGGATTCCTCGGAAAGCATGATCGCGTCTGTCCCATCTAAAATGGCATTGGAGACATCCGTCACCTCGGCCCGGGTCGGGCGCCGGTTGTTCACCATGGACAGGAGCATCTGTGTGGCCGTGATCACCGGTTTTCCCGCCAGATTGGCCTTGCGGATAAGCCCCTTCTGAACCACGGCGATCTCCTCGATAGGGACCTCCACGCCCAGGTCCCCCCTGGCCACCATGATCCCGTCCACCACACTCAATATGGCATCGATATTTTCGAGCGCGCCGGAGCGTTCGATCTTGGCGATGACAAAAGGATCATACTCCATGTCCGCAGCTGCCCGGCGCAGGGCCTTAACATCGTCCGGCCCCTGGACAAACGACTCTCCAATGGCGTCCACGCCCTCGCCCAGGGCAAATTCCAGGCACTCGCGATCGCGATCCGTGAATGCGCTGATGCCCAGATCGATACCGGGAAAATTGACTCCCTTATGGGAGCGGAGATGCCCCCCGACCATGACCCTGCAGTGTACTGCGTTGCCGTCGATCCTTTCCACCTTGAGCTGAACAAGACCGTCGTTTAGGAAAATGGTATTCCCGGGGCGAACGACCCTGGGCAGCCCCTCAAAACTGATGGAAACGGCGTTGGCATCGCCTTTCAGATCCCCGTTCACCAGGGTAAAGGCCTGGTCCCGTTCCAGTTCGATCGGCTCCTCCACCAAATGGCCGATGCGCATTTTCGGTCCGGGCAGATCGGCCAGCAGGGCCACCCGCTCACCCGCGGCCGCTGCAGCAGACCGGATATCCGCAATCAATTGCCGGTGACTTTCAAAATCGCCATGGGCAAAATTGAGGCGTGCCACATTCATACCGTTTCGGATCATCTGCTCTAGAATGGCGGGGGACTGGGAGGCCGGTCCGATGGTGCAGACGATCTTGGTTTTTTTCAGAGGAAGGTTCATCACGGGCTCCATTTTGAGGCGCCATGCGCAAGGCATCAGGCGCAAGGCGAAATGCACGGGAATTGTAAGGAAGACCTTATCTCCCCAACATCGTTCAATCCCTCAATTCCTTAATCCCTTAATTCCTAAATTCCTAAATCGCTAAATCCCTCAATCACTGGATTCCTGCTGCCCTGAAGGCCGCATGAACGATTTCTACGGCCTCCTCGACCACCTGTTTCAGGTGCGCCTCTCCCTTGAAGCTCTCTGCGTAAATCTTGTTGATGGCCTCGGTGCCTGAGGGGCGGGCGGCAAACCAGGCGTTTTCCGCGACGACCTTGAGCCCGCCGATGGCGGCCCCGTTTCCCGGCGCGTGGGTCAGTTTCGCGATGATCTCTTCCCCTCCCAGCGCCTCTGCCGGCACCATCTCAGGGGAGAGCCTTTTCAGAACGGCCCTTTGCTCAGGGGTCGCCGGGATGTCGTTTCTCTGGTACATGGCCTCACCGAATTTCGCTTCCAGATCCGCGTAGAGTTCATCCGGATAGCGGCCCATCCTGGCGGTAATCTCCATGGACAGAAGGTCCATGATGATCCCGTCCTTGTCAGTGGTCCAGACAGTGCCGTCTTTTCGAAGGAACGAGGCCCCGGCGCTTTCCTCACCCCCGAACCCGCAGGACCCATCCAGAAGCCCGTCCACGAACCATTTGAACCCCACCGGCACCTCGGAGAGCCTCCGCTTCAAGGATGCAGCCACCCGGTCGATCATGGAACTGGATACCAGGGTCTTGCCTACGGCCGCATCCGGGCTCCAGCCGGAGCGGTTCTGAAACAGATACCAGACGGCCACGCTAAGATAGTGGTTGGGTGCAAGGAGTCCGGCGCCCCGGGTCACAATGCCGTGGCGGTCCGTGTCCGCGTCATTGCCGAAGGCGATGTCAAATTTCTCCTTCAGCCCGATCAGATTCGCCATGGCATATGGTGAAGAACAGTCCATCCGGATCTGTCCGTCTTTATCCACGGTCATAAACCCGAAGGTGGGGTCCACAGACCGGTTGACCACATCAATATCCAGTTTATACCGGTCCCGTATCGGGTCCCAGTAATGGACGCCCGCACCCCCCAGCGGGTCAACCCCCGCCTTGAGTCCTGATCCGGCAATGACCTCCATGTCAATCACGTTCGCCAGATCAGCCACGTATGCGGCCACATAATCGTGCTCATGGGTGGTCCCCGCGGAAATCGCCTTCTCATAAGGCATCCGTCGTATATTCCCGGTCCCGTGGCGCAGGATTTCATTGGCCCTTTGT contains the following coding sequences:
- the pgm gene encoding phosphoglucomutase (alpha-D-glucose-1,6-bisphosphate-dependent), which encodes MTISELAGKPAPRELLVNIPQLITAYYTRIPDVSDPAQRVSFGTSGHRGSAFKNSFNQDHILAVSQAICEYRKAQGFNGPLYLGMDTHALSEPAMASALEVFAANDVTMMIQAGGGYTPTPVISHAVLSYNRGRKTGLADGVVITPSHNPPADGGFKYNPPHGGPADTDTTRIIEQRANEILRHGTGNIRRMPYEKAISAGTTHEHDYVAAYVADLANVIDMEVIAGSGLKAGVDPLGGAGVHYWDPIRDRYKLDIDVVNRSVDPTFGFMTVDKDGQIRMDCSSPYAMANLIGLKEKFDIAFGNDADTDRHGIVTRGAGLLAPNHYLSVAVWYLFQNRSGWSPDAAVGKTLVSSSMIDRVAASLKRRLSEVPVGFKWFVDGLLDGSCGFGGEESAGASFLRKDGTVWTTDKDGIIMDLLSMEITARMGRYPDELYADLEAKFGEAMYQRNDIPATPEQRAVLKRLSPEMVPAEALGGEEIIAKLTHAPGNGAAIGGLKVVAENAWFAARPSGTEAINKIYAESFKGEAHLKQVVEEAVEIVHAAFRAAGIQ
- the pyk gene encoding pyruvate kinase; protein product: MNLPLKKTKIVCTIGPASQSPAILEQMIRNGMNVARLNFAHGDFESHRQLIADIRSAAAAAGERVALLADLPGPKMRIGHLVEEPIELERDQAFTLVNGDLKGDANAVSISFEGLPRVVRPGNTIFLNDGLVQLKVERIDGNAVHCRVMVGGHLRSHKGVNFPGIDLGISAFTDRDRECLEFALGEGVDAIGESFVQGPDDVKALRRAAADMEYDPFVIAKIERSGALENIDAILSVVDGIMVARGDLGVEVPIEEIAVVQKGLIRKANLAGKPVITATQMLLSMVNNRRPTRAEVTDVSNAILDGTDAIMLSEESASGIYPVEAVAVMTRIARVAEAHLDARPVREALISSEAEGDLSVEDLISLSVHSTVRRLTPAAVITPTETGTTARRIARFRLPVWIAGISANESTCQNLQFSYGVYPVCQPAYPENLEVYARDALARLGITKGLVILTQGPSAGNRGGTNRMEIIDLAGGGEESAGSMGQGAGNEVQPAKG